One Limnothrix sp. FACHB-406 DNA window includes the following coding sequences:
- a CDS encoding Uma2 family endonuclease produces MVEASTTTARHIACVNRLMHLLTARLQEQVIVSVHNSLQMTDSFPQPDIAVLRWRSNFYEDGYPTPADVQLLIEVADSTARYDRQVKGVLYARESIGDYWLVDLEQRHLEVYRSPCADGYGDRLILQPGETIAPIAFPDRIIAVEQCFAALSSP; encoded by the coding sequence ATGGTTGAAGCATCAACTACTACAGCTCGTCACATAGCCTGTGTGAATCGGTTGATGCATTTGTTGACAGCGCGACTCCAGGAGCAGGTAATCGTCAGCGTGCACAACTCTTTGCAGATGACCGACTCATTTCCCCAGCCGGATATTGCAGTGCTGCGATGGCGATCGAACTTCTATGAAGATGGCTATCCAACTCCCGCTGATGTTCAGTTGCTCATTGAAGTTGCTGACAGCACCGCTCGATACGATCGCCAGGTCAAAGGCGTACTCTATGCCCGCGAGTCGATCGGGGACTATTGGTTAGTGGACTTGGAGCAGCGCCACTTAGAAGTTTATCGATCGCCCTGTGCTGATGGCTATGGCGATCGGCTGATCTTGCAACCTGGTGAGACGATCGCCCCGATCGCCTTTCCCGATCGAATTATTGCCGTTGAGCAATGTTTTGCAGCCTTGTCTAGCCCTTGA